A segment of the Superficieibacter sp. HKU1 genome:
CGGACTGCTGCATACTAAAAGCGTGCTCGTCGATGGGGAACTCAGCCTGGTGGGTACGGTAAACCTGGATATGCGTAGTCTGTGGCTTAACTTTGAAATTACGCTGGTTATTGATGATGCCGGATTTGGCGGCGACTTAGCCGCGGTTCAGGATGATTACATTTCTCGCTCGCGGTTACTGGATATTCGACTGTGGGTAAAACGTCCTCTGTGGCAGAGGATCACTGAGCGACTGTTTTACTTCTTCAGTCCGTTGCTGTAAAACGAGCGCAATAGATAGCTAACAGGTGTACTTATTATGGATATGGATCTCAATAACCGTCTGACCGAAGACGAAACGCTTGAGCAGGCATACGATATTTTTCTTGAGCTGGCGGCGGATAACCTCGATCCAGCTGATATCATCCTGTTCAATTTACAGTTTGAAGAGCGCGGCGGCGCGGAACTGTTCGATCCTGCTGAAGACTGGCAGGAGCATGTGGACTATGATTTGAACCCGGATTTCTTTGCCGAAGTGGTAATCGGTCTTGCTGACACCGATGGCGGCGAGCTTAACGATATTTTTGCACGCGTGCTCTTATGTCGGGAAAAAGATCACAAGCTATGCCATATTCTGTGGCGTGAATAATTTCAGGGCAGCATGGCTGCCCTTTTCATTTCTCTTCTGCCAGCGAATGCCCGCACGCCTTACAGTATTTTGCCGTCATCTCATGACCATGCTGATGGCAATGCGGACATATTCTCGCCAGACGACGTTTTTGTATTTCACTGGTCATCTGTGAAGTAATGATACCCGTCGGGATGGCAATCACGGAATAGCCAATCAGAATAAGTATTGACGCGACGATTCTGCCCGCAGGCGTATGTGGCGTAATATCCCCATAGCCGACCGTTGTGACGGTAACGATAGCCCAATAGACAGACGTACTGAGCGTGGTAAAACCATTCACCGGCCCTTCTATGCCGTACATTAATGCCCCGGCAATTATCATCACGATAGCGATAAAAGAATAAAACAGGATGAGCTGATGACGAGAATTCACTACCGCTGCCCACAGCCCACTTAGTGCCGGCATCAGCCGCAGTAATTTCAGGATC
Coding sequences within it:
- a CDS encoding HI1450 family dsDNA-mimic protein, encoding MDMDLNNRLTEDETLEQAYDIFLELAADNLDPADIILFNLQFEERGGAELFDPAEDWQEHVDYDLNPDFFAEVVIGLADTDGGELNDIFARVLLCREKDHKLCHILWRE
- a CDS encoding ion transporter — protein: MATVRTIRQRIYHSLFDHHSRSGRRFEALCGFLALLSVISIFFESGIGTTFRLSLSEWHFFLWLEAGFTLIFTLEYCLRVMSWPTPAKYVFGFWGIIDLVTILPLFVILLWPQIGIEYVFAWRALRVIRVLRILKLLRLMPALSGLWAAVVNSRHQLILFYSFIAIVMIIAGALMYGIEGPVNGFTTLSTSVYWAIVTVTTVGYGDITPHTPAGRIVASILILIGYSVIAIPTGIITSQMTSEIQKRRLARICPHCHQHGHEMTAKYCKACGHSLAEEK